GTAAGGGAAAACCCCACTTATAGGGTTGAACGCCAAACATGAAGCTGGTCGGTTAAACCAATTTAACAACTCTTAAATTCCTACGTACCTCAACGGACCGCAAGCTAGCACTCGTTTAGCACAAAGCGATTCATTCAAATGTAGTCGTACATAGCAGTTGTCGCTCACTCACCATTCAAAGGTTGTATCGACGATGAGAACATGCGTATCGGTTCTCTGAAGGGTGGGCCTCTCGAAGCGGCTCCTATCACGAATCAGCCGTAAGTCAGAGTCGGAGTGCCGCTCGAGCCGGGCCCACGATGGTCGCATTTTGCACGACCCTTGCCCAGGAAAGTTTCTGTGGTGGGCAGCGTCAGCGATGTTTTATTATGCTGCAATGTCAAGTTATACACGAAGTACTTTACAGCACACAAGCTCTTCGTCAGTGGAAAGTGACGTGGTGGACAGCGTCAGCGATGCTCTTATGCTTTAACGTCATGTTATACACGAAGTATTTTACAGCACACAAGCGCTTCCGTCAGTGGAAAGTGACTTACAATGAACACGGAACGTAGCCTGCACTGTGGCCAAGATATACGACTCCGTCACCATGGCAGCATCGCTCGGAAGACCCACCTTGTGCAGCCTCCAGTTACATCAGCATGTCAATTTTGCTTTGGCCACATGCCAACAAGTGGAACGTTAAAGGCTCGCTGACCATTGCAAAAGATACATGCAGTGTTGAACAACACTTACCATTTCTTTGAAAGATTGGCAATATTGGATTTTACCACAACCCTTCAATAGGACAAGTGTGcaaggtttttcttttattttcattgatgTGTTGTAGTATCAATTACTTCTACTGCTCTCAAGCTAGCTGTCCATGAATAATATTGGGAAATTGCAAACAAAATCGTCAAACACAGTTAACATTTTTCCCAActttttattgaacattttgagTCTTGTACAAACctgaaaaacacaaattgaTGGTATTTAAGTAACATAAATAGATCACATTCAGTGTCTTCAGAGGTAAATGTGGTTTCAGACAAAGTTGGCTTATTTTTAGCTGGTTTTCACCATAGTCGCTAagacggggaaaaaaattgtgcatCCTTAACCACATGTTGAGACCATTTGAAGATCTGTAAGCATCTTCTGTAACTTACCAAATAACTAGTTCATCCTTCGGATCATTCTGTTGATCTGATCCTCCCTGTTGCCAGCATCACCCCCCTCCACAAAGTGGGTGGTCTTCTTGTTCATGCCACCACGAGGTGACGACAGCTTGAAGGGCCACAGGAAGTTGTTGGCGAACTTGAACTTCTTGCCAACGGTGTAAATCTCATGGATGAGATCCTCAACACAGATTATGCCACATTTTCCTGCAGGTGAACATTTAAGAATATAAACCACAACACTTGAGGGGCCACTTGCAATAGGTGAACTAAAAGAGCATAACTGCATTTGCTCTAAGTGGTCGAGGGCATTCCGACTGCTGCAGACAGTGCCAAGTGTTGCAAACAGGGGTAAGCCATTTACTTGGAAGCCTTTATGCATAGGCTGCAATTTTATAATTATCATGTATACTCTAccaaaaattaaaattcaatatACAACATTGCAAACTTAAGTGACAAACTCTAAAAGCTGTGGTTTAACAGCAGCAACATAAACATTTCATTATGTGCACTCCTGACGTGGTTTCAGACACAACTGGCTTAGTTTTAATTTTCTTTCACCATTGTCGATAAGACGGGGAAAAAAGTGTGCATCATTAACCACGACAGTCAGCATAATTAGTTTTATCAGCACAGATTGAGATGCAGCAGCGTGTGTGTATTACCAAGGTTCCTCTTCACCAAAATGTTGTCCGAGAGAGCAATACGCTGGTTCCTGATCTTGCCATGGCCACGCTTGTAGATGAGCTCACGCACAGATTTTAGGTTGGGGTATCTGTGAAGTTAAAGTTGTGGGATTAGCtggaaaaaagaagaatagTAGGAACAGCAGATAAAACATTTCCAATTATCTACACTTATTGCAGAATGTTTTCTTTACACGTGAATGTGGTTTCAGACAAAACTGGCTTaatttcagtttgttttcaCCATGGACGATAAGACGGGGAAAAAAGTTCTGCATCATTAACCACATTCCAAGTGTTTTTAGGGCCCGACCGGTTAAATGGCCAATATCAGCCCTtttcaaattgtcaaaaatcTGCAGAGCTGCCGCTTTTTGGAACACATAACAAGACTAAGATAATTgcattaagaaaaataaattcagcCCTCTGTTCTAAAGTTAAACActaaagtattgtaaaacagcaACGTTCTCCTGATAATtcatctttattgttgtaagcattaagtgacccaaaaagttattttatcctttaaaaatatattttttaaattaaccagCCGATTAATTGGATATGGGGATtgtattctgccaaatatctgaatctgccccccaaaaaatttaaaaaaatccatattggtCGAGCCTTAAGTATTTTTACTGATGCTACTTTTTTAGGAGTTGGAATACAAGTACTGTGTACTTACAGGTAACAGGTACCCTTAAATGTCGGGCTGGTATCTCTAGTATCGGTACATTTTTCAAGCACAGACAGTGTTGACACAAATAGCAATGCAACCCTAGTTTTTACATAACATTAGTAGACAAGTCAAACATAAGGCAGGTGGGGCCAAGTAATATTGATTTTAGTTCTGTCCAACTCACTGACAGCAGCAATTAACTCACCCCCAAGCAATGTAAGGTTCTGCGATCCTGAGCATGTTAATTGAAGCCTTGTTAAGCTTGACAAACACACCATTGAAGATCTGACGAAGACGCATCAACTGCAGAACTTTGCGGACCTTTGGGCTGACACCATTGATACTGCAAAACATGATTAATTGAATTAGCAAATATACCTGTAGGGCAACACCGAATTAATGTGATCATTCTGTGTGGTTTCAGATCAAATTTGGCTTAATGTACATGGTTGTATCAGCAAAGTCGATAAGTCGGGGAAAGAGCGTGCATCATGAACCACATAGGACCAACATCGTAACATGGAGTATAGTCTGTCATGCCTTTGCTTACCCCCTGATCCTGATGACAAATGCCAATTTGGGCTCAGCCGGCACATAGTAGTTTCCCACTTTACGGGCAGTTCGTGAAAGGCGGATCTCACGCCTGTACATCTCCCTGTACTGCTTGTGGTACTTCTGAGCCCTTTTGAAGATGACCTTTCGTTCTGCTTTACGGGCCTAATGACATGAATCAAAATAGTCTCAGTATTATCAGATCCCATTGACAGCATAACACTCCAGTGAGATTGACCTGATGTAAGCATTGCTATTTTACCCTTTTCTGGGACTGCATCTTCTTTAAACGTCTAGCCTTCAAGGCGGCGTAGGCCTTTCGCCTCTTCAAAAGGCTCTCAGGGACCGTGGGAACCTTTTTTCTGAAACATTAAAATTTTCCCGTCAGCTTGAACAtagcaaaaaaaagtgcatattgACGCTAGCTATCGCGATTATCAACGTACCTTCGGAAAGGTGGAAACTTGCTCACCGGTTTCATTACAGAAAAGCGTAAATAACAACCATGATATGTTGAATATCATTATCATTCAACAAGCAAACGTAGTAGCACGTAGGAGTTTTTCAGTAGCGATCCAACAAATACATTTCTCGGTGCAAAGGAGTTTTGCCACATTTCGTGTTGAGAGTTGAAACGACAGCCATGTTGTACTCTGCTACACTGGCTAACAAAAATTGACAAAACGGCAACGTAACACATATATCTTCAACAATACGATCTAAATAACACTGTATACAAGCTTAACAGTATATCCAAGCATTAAAAATCGTTGTGATATTTATTTAAACTCAGGATGCATTAAGATTTGACTTGGCTATGGATACTCACTTTTCGTCCGCCATTGCGTCCACCGAGAAAGAGAAATTTCGACACGCGCATGCGCAACTTGAACATTTGAGGACCCCATGAAACTGTCCTTTCAGATGCCTGATTATTAACCGATTTTATAAcacagttttatatatatatatatatgtataactGTATTTTACATACAATCTAAAACTTCATTCAGAAACAGTCATTGAAGAACAATTAGCTTGTagagaaaatacaaatttcTTTACATTAGTAGACCTTTTAGACATAATTTTTAATAGTTACATTACATTAATTCGTCACTTTCTGGATGAATTACTTATCATTTCTTATAGCTTTTGcacacatgaacacaaaatattgttattattattctcatATGCTATCTGAAAGTTTGAATAAAGAAACTTTAAGAACTAattaaactaataataataataatagtaataataataataatgtcactCTGACATCCCtcctagcatgcatgcatgagtATAATCCGATTCTCTGTATGATGTGTAACACAAACTATATATGGGAAGGTGTACATTGAAACTTCCCTTAAGGGATTAATCtggtaaaataaattcaataaacaacaaaaaaaagacatgtgacagttttacatccattttccaaaggAGGGCGCTCTCACTTTATTTTACAGACGTATTGTACAGTGTACTGAGAGAAAGCGTTACTGATTTGCCAAGTAGGAAAATAAGACCATGCAacactgagaaaaaaatgtttttagtttgTATATCCATAGCCCTGCCAAAATTTGGGCAAATTACTTTTGGGTGGCAAGTGgctggaatttttttgtttaaactaaagtgccgtgaaaaagtattggcccccttctcatattcttaaatgttttcatagtttccccactttaatgtt
The genomic region above belongs to Phycodurus eques isolate BA_2022a chromosome 21, UOR_Pequ_1.1, whole genome shotgun sequence and contains:
- the rpl7 gene encoding 60S ribosomal protein L7 isoform X2 encodes the protein MADEKKKVPTVPESLLKRRKAYAALKARRLKKMQSQKRARKAERKVIFKRAQKYHKQYREMYRREIRLSRTARKVGNYYVPAEPKLAFVIRIRGINGVSPKVRKVLQLMRLRQIFNGVFVKLNKASINMLRIAEPYIAWGYPNLKSVRELIYKRGHGKIRNQRIALSDNILVKRNLGKCGIICVEDLIHEIYTVGKKFKFANNFLWPFKLSSPRGGMNKKTTHFVEGGDAGNREDQINRMIRRMN
- the rpl7 gene encoding 60S ribosomal protein L7 isoform X1, producing MKPVSKFPPFRRKKVPTVPESLLKRRKAYAALKARRLKKMQSQKRARKAERKVIFKRAQKYHKQYREMYRREIRLSRTARKVGNYYVPAEPKLAFVIRIRGINGVSPKVRKVLQLMRLRQIFNGVFVKLNKASINMLRIAEPYIAWGYPNLKSVRELIYKRGHGKIRNQRIALSDNILVKRNLGKCGIICVEDLIHEIYTVGKKFKFANNFLWPFKLSSPRGGMNKKTTHFVEGGDAGNREDQINRMIRRMN